The window GCGACCAACCGGTGGATCAGCGGAACCCACAACCAGTCGACGATGCACACCTTCTTCGGCGCGGGCCAGGAGATGGAGCACAAGCATCCCACCGTTATCGACGCCGATCACCCGGCCGTGCTGGTCGGCCAGGACCACGGCCCGACGCCAGTCGAGTACGTGCTGGGGGCGCTGGCGGCCTGCCTGACCTCCGGGCTGGCCAACATCGCCGCGGCCCGCGGCATCGAACTGACCGAGGTGACGTCGACCGTCGAAGGTGACATCGACCTGCTCGGAATCCTCGGGCTCTCCGACTCGGTCCGCAACGGCTACAAGGACATCCGGGTCAGCTTCACCATCTCCGGGAACGCACCGCCGGAGAAGCTGCGCGCGTTGGTCGAGCAGTCGCGAGACCGCTCCGCGGTGTTCGACGTGATCACCAACCCTGTCCCGGTCGCGCTGGACGTGACCGTCGTCTGAGGCTCGCCGGTGATCCGGCACGAGCCATCACCTGCGGGTGGCCGCCCCTGGGCCGATCCTCATCGGGCGGCCACCCGCAAGAAGGAGAAAGAGAAACGTGATGAAAACGATCGATACGGTTGTGATCGGCGCAGGTCAAGCCGGTCTCGCGACCAGCCGCTACCTGACCGCGGAAGGGCGTGATCACGTCGTACTCGACCGTGGGCGGGTGGCCGAGAGCTGGCGCAGTGCCCGCTGGGACTCGCTGCGGCTGCTGACGCCGAACTGGATGACCCGGCTGCCCGGGTGGAGTTATGCCGGCTCCGAGCCGGACGGTTTCATGACCGCCGCCGAACTCACCGGCTACCTGAGCTGTTATGCCACGTCCTTCGGCGCTCCGGTGTTGGAGCACACACCGGTCACCGACGTCTCTCCCATGGCCCATGGTTATCGGGTGACGACGCTGCGCGGCTCGTGGTTCGCGCGCAATGTGGTGCTCGCCAGCGGTCCGGCTCGGACGGTTCCCACGCTTTCCCGGCGGCTCCCATCTGATCTTCACCAGCTGCACACCAGCAAGTACCGCAGGCCCGCCCAGCTGCCCGACGGCGGCGTCCTGGTCGTCGGTGCGTCGGCATCGGGCGCCCAGATCGCATCCGAGCTTCGCCGCGCGGGCCGGAGGGTGGTGCTGGCCGTCGGTTCGCACACCAGCCTCCCCCGCCGGTATCGCGGCATGGACATCATGTGGTGGCTGGAGCAGAGCGGCGTCCTCGGCCGCACCATCGCCGAGATGCCCGACCCGCGAGCCGCACGCACCCAGCCGTCATTGCAGCTGCGCGGCGGCACGTCAGGTGAGGATCTCAACCTCGCCGCTCTGGCCGATCTCGGCGTGGAGATGACCGGCCGGCTCATCGCCGCCGACGGGTCCACCGTGTACTTCGCCGACGACCTGGCGCCGACGATCGCCGCGGCGGAAGCACGGACCCGCCGCACCCTAGACATCATCGACCGATACGCCGAATCGGCCGGTCTGGCCGCCGAGGTGCTGCCGGCCGTCCCGGAACGTGTGCTCAACGTGCACGAGGGCCCCCGCAAGCTCGCCCCACGAGCCGCTGGTATCACCACCGTGGTGTGGGCCACCGGTTTCCGGCACAGCTATCCCTGGTTGCGCGTTCCGGTCTTCGACCGCGAAGGGCACGTCCTGCAGTACAGGGGCATCACCGCGGCGCCCGGCCTGTACGTCGTCGGCGAGCGGTTCCTGCACCGGCGCGACTCGAGCTTCATCGACGGCGTCCGGTACGACGCACGCACGATCACCGACCACATCAGGATGTCCTCGCGTGCGCAGCGGGCAACGCGCCGGGCAGAAACAGTGCTGGAAGGAGCCCACGTCTGATGAGTGCATCGACGTACGACACCATCGTGGTCGGCGCGCGGGTCGCGGGTGCGACGACGGCCCTGTTGCTGGCCCGGCTGGGGCTTCGAGTCCTTGTGCTGGACCGTGGCCGCTACGGCGGCGACACCGTTTCCACGCACGCGTTGATGCGCGGTGGCGTCTGGCAGTTGCAGCGCCTGGGCGTGCTGGACGACGTCGCCGCCGCCGGCACTCCGCCCGTGCGGCGGGTGCACTTCCACTACCCCGACGACACCACCAGAGTCACGCTCAAGCCCACTCCCGGGGTCGATGCGCTCTACGCACCCCGGCGCACCCTGCTGGACCGCATCATCGTTGACCGTGCCACCGCAGCCGGTGCCGACGTGCGCTTCGGGATGACCGTGACCGCGTTGTCTCGCGACCACACGGGCCGGATCATCGGCGTCGTGGCCTCCGATCGTCTGGGCCGCCGGCTGCGCGCGTCGGGTCCACTGACCATCGGTGCGGACGGGATCGGCTCAATCGTGGCCCGGGCCGTCGGCGCACCGCTGACCTGGGCGGCGTCCGGTGCCGGCAGCGCGTTCCTGTACGGGTACTGGGATCACCTCCCGGCCGAGGGATACGAGTGGTACTACTCCCCCGGTGTCAGCGCCGGTTTGATCCCGACCAACGACGGCCAGACGACTGTGTTCGTCGGCACCACCCCGGAGAAGATGAAGCTGGCGCGTGCGGGCGGCACCTGGCCAGGATTCCGCACCCTGGCCGAGGCGGTCTCACCAGATCTGCGGGCCCGGCTGGCTGACGGCCAACCACCCCGGCGCCTGCGCGGCTTCACGGGCGTGACCGGCTATCTCCGGCAATCCTGGGGTCCGGGATGGGCGCTGGCCGGAGACGCCGGCAGCTTCGAAGACCCGCTGAGCACCCACGGCATCACCGACGCGCTGCGCGACGCCTCCCTGCTGTCCGAGGCGATACTGCGCATCCACGCAGGCGGCGCCACCGAGGCGGAGGCACTTTCGGCCTACCAGAGGACTAGGGACGCACTCGCTTTGCCACTTCTGACCACGGTTGATTCGATCTCGTCCTATCAGTGGACCGTCGCTGAACTGCAGCGTTCGCTTCTCGACGCCAGCTCCGCGATGAGCGAGCAGTTCGAGTCCACGCAGGACCACGCCGAACATAGCTCCTTGGCGCGCGTCCTGCCCGCCAGCGCATCGGATTCAGCCCACCGCGTTGCCCCCTAACCCCGGACGCTGCACCTGTACAGACGTGTAGTTCAGGCGCATCATGGATCTGGGTGCTGGCGCACTAGGGCACGGCTGCTGCGACCAGGGGGGTACCAGTGGCGGCGACACGGGTAGAGATCCGGCTCCTCGGTGGATTCGAGGTGGTGATCGACGGCACGCCGCTGGCGCCGTCGGCGTGGCCACGTCCGCAGGCTGCCAGCCTCGTCAAGGCTCTCGCGCTGACGCCCGGTCGCCGGCTGCACCGGGAACGCCTGATCGACATGCTCTGGCCGGATCTCGCGGTCGCCGAAGCCGCGCCCCGATTGCACAAGCTGGCACATTACGCCCGTCGTGCGCTTGGCGACGACCGCGAAGCCGTCGTCCTGCGTGGAGAGATGGTGGTGCTGCTGCCCGGTGTGGACGTCGAAGTCGACACCGACGTCTTCGACCGTGCGGCCGAAGTAGCCCTCGCCGGCACGACGACGGAGGCGGCTGCTGCCGCCGCCGACCTCTACCGCGGAACGCTGTTGCCGGATGACCCATACGAGGCCTGGACCGACGAGCCCCGTGAGCGGCTCCGGTTGCGCTATCTGGAGGTGCTGCGTCAAGCCCGCGACTGGCCGCGATTGATCGAGACAGACCCGGCCGACGAGGAGGCACATCTCGCGCTGGCCAGCCGCTATCTCGACGCGGGCGATCACCGGGGAGCCTTACGCCAGCTAGAGCGAATGGACGCCGCATTGCGCAGCGAACTGGGTGTGGGACCGGGCCCGGCGGCGCTCGCCCTGCGCGACCAGGTTCTCGCCTCGCTGCCGCAACAACCCGATAGCGGGCACGTCGCTCTGATCGGCCGGGACAGCGAGCGGCGAATCATCGAGAACGCGCTGGCCGAAGCCACCCGTGGACGGGGCCGGACAGTGCTGGTGTCAGGTCCGGCCGGCGTCGGCAAGTCGGCGCTACTCGACTGGGTGGCCCGCCGAGCGGAGCGCACCGGCTGGCGGGCAGGGCGGGGAGTGGCCGCCGCCATCGAGGGCGCCTGGCCGTACGCGCCGGTCCTGGATGCGTTGGCAGACCTGTGCCGTCGTCACCCCACGCTGCTCGACGGGCTCGACGACGCGTTTCGCGAAGAGATCGAGCGGGCCCTGGCGGGGCGCGAGCTGACCTGGAGCGGCGAAGGCGCCCACCAGCGGCTGTTCGTCGCGGTGGCGGAGCTCGTCCGGCTCGCCGCGTCCGGCTCAGGGCTGCTCCTCACCGTCGACGACGTGCATGAGGCCGATGAGGCCAGTCTGCGCATGCTGCACTACCTGGCCCGCACCGTTGTGAGTGAGCGCGCCGTCGTCGTTCTCGGATCTCGTGACGGCGGCCGCAGGGTGGAGCAGATCCGCACCAGCCTGATCCGCCGCAACGCGGCGATCCAGATCACGCTGGATCCGCTGGATCGGCCGGCGACGCAAGCCCTCGTCGAGCACCATGTCGCCGAAGCGGCGCCAGAAACTGTCGAGCGGATCTGGGCGGTATCCGGAGGTCTTCCGTTCGCGATCACCGAGATGGCCAGGGCACCTGAATCCACCGACGCCGTCGCGATGGGGGCACTCAGCGTCGTCGGCCTCGCACCAGCGACACGCGAAGCTCTGCAGCGGGTCGCGGTAGTCGGCACCAGCTTCGATACCGATCAGTTCGTCGCGCTCACCGGCCTGCCCGAGCCACAGGCGTTCGCCGCGCTGGACGCCGCGTTAGGCGCGCTGGTGGTGCAGCACACCGGAACGGGCTACCGGTTCCGGCACGCCCTGATCCGCGACGCGCTGCTGGCCGGTATCGCTCCCGCCAAGGAGCGCAGGTTTCATCATGAAGCCGCCCAGCGTCTCGCTGCCGTAGGCGCTCCCCCGGCGCGGGTCGCCCATCACCTGATCGCTGCCGGTCAGCTCGCCGCAGCGGTGCCCTATGTCCTGCAAGCCGTCGAGACCGAGGCGGCCATCGGGGCTTACCGCGACGCGCTGGCGCTCCTCGAGGCCGTTCAGGATCATGCCTCCACGGCGGATCGGCCCCGGTTGTTCGCCTTGCGGGCGAACCTGCTGGCCGCCTTGGGCGACCGGTCGACCATGGACGCCTACCGTGCGGCCCTGGCGATCGCCGACGAGTCATCGCGGCCGCTATTACGGGCCCGGATGGGCCAGGCCGCCGTCATGGAGGGCGACCTGGTGACGGCCGCCGGCGTACTCGATGGGCTGGAGCCCGACGGCGGTCCGGCAGATGTGGCCATCCTGCTGGCCAAGGGCAGCCTGGCGTATTTCAGTGGGGACGTCGACGCCGCGTGGAAAGCCTCACATGACGTGTGCAGCCGGCTGCCCGCGCATGAGAACACATGGCAGCGCCTGGACCTGCTGGCCCTGCAGGCCCTCATCGCCCACCACCGCGGGGAGCTGTTCTCGCAGCTGAACACCGAGCTGCGGCGTGCCCAGGACACGCCCGCCCTGGCGAGCACGCTGTTCGACCCCTACCTCTGCGTCGCGGAGTTTCTCCTGTACGGCACCACCCCGTACAGCGAGGTGAAAGCTCTCGCGCACTCGCTTCGCAGCACCGCGCGGCGCACCGGCGTGCTGCGCGCCGAGGCGTTCGCCGACGCGCTGCTGGGCGAGGCCGCGCTCCTCGCGGGCGATCTCGCAGAAGCCGAACGGGAACTGCAGGACGCGGTCGACCTCCACCGCGAGATCGGCGCCGCCGCCGGAGAAGCCAGCTCCCTGCAACGCCTGGCCGAGCTGCGGTTGCTGCAGGGTGACCCCGCCGAGGCTAGCCGCCTCCTCCGAAGGGCATTGCGGCGAGCACGGTGGTCGATACTCGCGTTGCACCTCGTGCAACGCATCTTCGGCACCATGATCCGGGCCGCCCCCGATCCGCAGTCAGCCCGGCTGGTGGTCGACCAGGCCGAGGAAACCATGGGAACCGACGACGCCTGTGCGTTCTGCGTCGTCATGTTCGCCGTGCCGGCCGCCATAGCCTGCGCCGATGTCGGAGACCTCGAAGCCGCGCAGCGCTACGTGAAAGTCGCCGAGACGTCGTCCGAACTATGGGAAGGGACCTCCTGGCAGGGCGCCATCCTCGAGGCGCGCGCCCACCTCGCCGAGGCCTCCGGGGATCTCCCCCGGCGCACGGCCCTGCTGGAGGAAGCAGCCGCGGTGTTCGACGACGCCGGCCAGCCGCCCGACGCCGACCGCTGCCGCACCCAACTGGCCACCGATACCCCCAACTTGATCATCTGACCACCAGCGGTCCACGTGTGGCGAAGCGCCCTATTCGTCGATCGGCAGCGTGTCGGCGACGTCGTAGACCGGCCAGCCGTCGTCGTCGGGGCGCATCGTGGGCCGTTCACGATGGTTCTCCTGCCGGCCCACGTCGAGCAGGTGAATGACGCTCGCGCCGCGGCACACCAGCGCATCGGCGATGAGCGAGCGATGGCAGCGCCACCACAGCGTCTCGGCACACATGATGGCGACGCGCTCTCCATTACCCGATCGGACCACCAGAGTGTTCACGGCGTCCCGGAACGGCGGGGTGTCCATATGGTCCGCGTATCCCGCGAACGCCACGTTGATCAGCGCCGTGTGCCGGGTCTGGTCGTGGCGGCTGCGGCGACCGCCAAGCGCTTCTCCCTGCCACTCGTAGGCGATGCGGCTCTCACCGAGGGCGGCAGCCAAGGCGTCCCGACCGAACTGCGGGTGCCGACGCGATCCGGGGAATCGCCGGACGTCGACGAGCGTGCCTACCTCGGCAGCCTCGAGCACCCGAAGAAACGTCTCACCGGCCCTCGCACCATGGCCGACGGTCAAGACAACCGGGCGCTGTGCCGCGCCTGAGTCTGTTCCATCCACCCGTCCCATCGTATCGACGCACGGTGTAGGTCAGCGGCGATGCGCCGCGACCGGACTTGGCCTCTGAGTGCTCGACTTCAACAATCCGCGTAGGTAGGTCTACCCATGTGATCTCGGCCCCCGCCCTGCCACGCTGGTACCAACTCAACCAGGACGGGGGTCCCGGAATGGCTACCTATTCAACCGTTGAGAGCAGTGTGGTGTCGCGCGACGGCACCGAGATCGTGTACTGGACCAGTGGAGACGGGTCACCGATTGTGCTCGTCCATGGGGCGCCGGCTGATCACACGCGATGGCGGCCGCTGCTCCCGTACGTGGAAGAGCACCTCACGGTTCACGCCATGGATCGGCGCGGCAGCGGGGCCAGCGGAGACGCGGTGGCATACAGCCTGGAGCGGGAGTACGAAGACGTGGCTGCCGTCATTGACGCCGTGGCGGCTGCGTGCGGGCAAAACGTCGACGTGTACGGCCATTCGCACGGGGCGATGGCAGCATTCGGTGCGGCGACGCTCACCGCGAATCTCCGCAAGCTAGTCCTCTATGAAGGCTGGCCGGCCCCGGACCCGTCGATCTATGCCCTCCCGGTGGAGGTGATGGAACGGATGAACCATCTGTTGGCCGACGGTAACCGGGGCGGCGTCGTCGAGACGCTGTTCCGTGCCATCGAGAATGTCTCGGATGAGGACGTGGCCTGGCTCCGATCGGCGCCTTCCTGGCCAGGCCGCGTCGCGGCTGCGGAGGCGCTTCCACGCGAGATCTCAGCAGAGACCCGGGCGCGACTGGAACCGGAGCAGGCAGCCAAGATCACCGTACCCGTCCTGCTCGTGACCGGCGAGGAAAGCACCGACCCAGCCAAGGCCGAAGTAGACACAGTCGCCGATGCACTACCCGACGCGCGGCACCTGGAGCTGGCCGGGCAGCAACACATTGGCGACATCCTTGCCCCGGAGACCTTCGCCACGCATCTGCTGCAGTTCCTCCACGGCAGTCCCTGATCCCCACTACGCTCGCGATTCGCCCGCAACGGCAGGCGCAGGATCGCGCCAACCTCGCCGCGGTCTCTAACAAGTCGTGGAACGCAGCGCCAGCGCCGTGCCGTGTCTTCAGCGGACGAGCGGCGTCACAGATCAGTGGGCTGGGCTTGACCGGCAGGAAAGGGTTCCGAATCGCGGATTGAGCGCCACCCACGTTCGACCGACCGGCGGCAGCGGCCGGGGTCGTCACCACAGCTGACGAACAGGGCGGCGAGCATGGCCGCGCCGTGATCGAGTGCTTGGACCGGTAGCGGCCCGTTGCTCACCAGAGACACCAGCCCGTGCCCGATGGCCCAGCTCTGTGTGGCCAGAGCCAGAGCGTTGACGTCCTGCCGGAACCGCCCGGTGCCCTTCGCCCGCTCGACGGTGTGCACCAAGGATTGCAACGTTTCGTCAGAGGCTGCAGGATCTTCCAGTCCGAAGCCCGCGTCGAACATGACTCGATAAAGGTCCGGGTTGGCCAAGGCGTTGGACAGGTACGCAGCGCCCAGCGCAGCAAGGTCGCGTACCGGGTCGGCCGACGACGGAACTGCCTCGAGATTCCGGGCCAGACGAGTGAACCCTTCCTGGCGCATCGCCCGCCACAGGCCGTCCATCCCGCCGAAGTAGGTGTAGACGGCCATCGTGGACAAGCCGGTGCCCGCGACGACGGAGCACAGGGTGACCGGCTCCCTGGCGCGCAGCATCTGAGCGGCCCGCTCGATCAGCATGGTGCGGACTGCGGGGTCCTTCGTCCTGACCATGGTGCGATAATACATAGCGCTGCTATGTTTAGAATCGATCTCGTTGCCCGATATTGAGGAGTGGCTATGCCCGTGGAGCTGATCAACCCCGACGGACTGCCGAAACCCGAGGTGTACCGGCAACTGTCCGTCGCCACCGGTTCACGGCTGGTGTTCCTGGCCGGACAGGTGGCCCGCGACGCGGATGGGAATCGCGTTGGCGAGGGAGATCTGGCTGCCCAGGTCGAGCAGGCCTACCTCAACATCGGCACAGCCCTGGCCGGGATCGGGGGATCATTCGACGACGTTGCCAAGCTGACCATCTACGTCGTCGACTGGTCCCCCGACAAGAGGCCGCTGCTGGGCGAGGGTGTGGCCAGAGCGGCCACCAAACTGGGAGTCGACGCGGTCAAACCGAACACGCTGCTGGGCGTCGCCGCTTTAGGCGAGCCAGACCTCTTGGTCGAGGTCGAGGCCACCGCCGTCTTGGACTGACAATCCGCTCTCGGCTGAGGAGCCCGGGAGTCCTCGGAGCATCTCCCCTTCGGCTGCTGGACTCGGCTCTGCCGCATGCCCTCACACCACCGGCGGGATGTTCCACGCGGCGATCACGGCGCGGTCGTGTTCTTTGCCGAGCACCGACACCTTGCCTGTGTCCAGCCGGAACAGACGCCCAGCGGCCGGCTCGAGGCCGAGCCAGCGAGCGGTGAGCACTCGGAGCACGTGTCCGTGCGCCACCACTAGGACGTCGCCATCATCGAGGAGTATCTGAACACGGTCGAGAACCGCATCCACCCGGGCGCCCACCTGTTGGATCGACTCGCCGGGGTGCGCGTCGTCGCCGGGAATGATGCCATCAGTCCAGAGATACCAGCCGGGATGCTCGTGCCGGATCTCTCTCGATGTACGGCCTTCGTAGCCGCCGTAGTCCCACTCCCACAGATCGGCCTCGATCTCGACGCCGACGACGCCGGCCAGTTGCGCGGTCCGTCGCGCTCGTGACGCCGGGCTCACCAATGCGTGCACGACATTCCTCGCGTCAAGGTACGGGATGAGCGCGCTCGCCTGTTCTTCGCCCAGCGCGGTCAATGCCACATCCGTCCGGCCGGTGTGCCGGCCGCTACGGCTCCATTCAGTCTCGCCGTGGCGGATCAATATGAGTTCACCTGCCGTGTCCATACCCGAAGTATGCCGCTCTCTCATCGAGGTGTTCCCGGTCAAGACCTTACGGATGGGTTGGTACGCTGCGAGACGTGGCGTGACCTTACCTGGCTGGCTCGCCGAAGCGGGCCGCTGGAAACACACATGGCTGTTCGGCACAGCCGACGGATCCTCGTGCCTTCGTCTTCAGGAGTTCACGTCATGACCAGCCACGCAGAACGAACCGAATCGGCTATCGCCCACGCCGTTCTGGCCGAGGCCAACCGCGCGCACGGCATGCGCTTCCAGCTCGACCGCCGCATGGATCGTGGAGCCCAGTCCGGTGCGTGGCTCCTGACCAACCGGGCTGGGGAGTATGCCGTGCTGAAATGGAGCCCAAACCGGCACTGGGCAGCACAAGTCCTGCGCGCCGCCGACGTGGTGGCGAGCGTTCGCGCCGTCGGGTACCCGACGCCAGCTTGGCTCGCCGTCGGCGTCAGTGACGACGGCCTGCCGTATCAGATCCAGGAACTCGTCCCCGGAAGCCCAGTGGGCCGAGTAACCGTTGACACGGTGCCGATGCTCATTGACCTTGTCGAGAGCCAGCGTTGCGTGGACCCTGACCCCGAGCGGTGTTGGTCGCAGTATGTGACGACCACGATGACCTCCGGGCGTACGCATCTATGGCAACAGGTAGCCGGCATCGGACCGATCGGGCGGGAACTTCTCGGCGCTTGCGAGCAACTTCTCGCCGCCCATGAGCCTGTGTTCCTGCCGAGCGGCGACCTGGTGCACGGAGACTTTCGGCCGGATAACATCATCTTCGACGCTGGCCGGATCAGCGGTGTGGTCGACATCGAAGCGCTCGGCAGCGGTAGCAGAGTCTACGACTACGCCACCTTGCTCTCGGCACACAACATCGAGCCAGGCGCGCAGCAGATGATCATTGCCGCCGGCGAGCAAGTCGCAGGGCCCGGGCCGTTCGCCTACTGCTTCGCCCACGTCGTCCTGGAGCTTGCTGTGTTCGTCCACCAAAGCAACCTCGAGACCGGCGTCGGAGACCTCCTCGACCAGCGCCGCCGCGTTGTCCAGCTCATCCCGTAGCGGGCGCGTGCCGCGCCGCCGAGCGGCGGCACGTCCATGCCCACCACATATGCGACGAATATGACGTTTTCGGTCTTGGTGTATGGGTAGCGACACGGTGGGAGGAGGAACCCCTCATGGATACAGCAGTCATCATTGGGATCGTCGTAGCGGCGATCGTCGTCATCGTGCTGGTGGCGGTGATCTCCGTTCAGGCCCGAAAGCGGGGTGCGGCACAACGCCACGAGGAAGCGCTGAAGCATCAGAGAGAAGCTGAGGTGCACGAGGCCCGGGCACAGCGGCGCAGCGCGGAGGCAGACGAGCGTCATGCCAGGGCACAGCGCGAAGAGGCCATCGCGCGGGAGCAAACTGCCCGCGCCGCCACGGATCGGCGCGAAGCCGAACAGCGCCAGGAACAGGCCAGACGAGCCGAGCCCACGGACGACGGAGCCTGAGCGCTCTTGATCATTGTGCTCCTTTAGGCGCCATAGCACCTAAAGGAGCACAATGATCAAGGAGGACTCATCCCTTAACGGCCCCCTGCGTAAGTCCGGAGACGAAGTTGCGCTGGAAGATGATGTAGACGAGCACGATCGGCGCGATGGTGATGATCGTGGCTGCCGACAGCAGCGGGATATTGGTCGAGTACTGGCCGACGAAGAAGCCGAGGCCGCCCGGCGCGGTGCGCATCTCCGGGTCCTGCATGAGGACGATGACCAGCAGGAACTGGTTCCATGACCACATGAAGACGAGCACGGCCAGCGTGGTGATCGCCGGCCACGAGATCGGCAGCAGTACACGGGTCAGCACACTCAGGTCACGTGCGCCGTCGATCCGGCCCGCTTCGACCAGCTCGCCCGGAAGAGATGAGAAGTGCGACTGCATCCAGTAGACGCCGAAGGGCAGGAAGAGCGCGACCTCCGCGAAGATGACGCCGAGGTAGTTGTTGGTCAGGCCGACGTTACTGAGGTTGTAGTACAAGGCGATGACGATCAGCTCGACCGGCAGCGTCAGGCCCAGCACGAAGATGATTCCTACCTGCCTGCCGCCCCATGCCTTGAGGATCGCCAACGCGTACCCGGCCAGGGTCGCGCACAGCACCACCAGCGGCACCACCGCGCCGGAGATGATGAAACTCGACCGCATCAGAGCGCTGTAGCCGCCCTCGTTCCAGGCGAGGGCGAAGTTCTCCCAGTGCCAGTTCTCCGGCAGCCGCATACCCGAGACGGTCGACCCGGACGCATGCAGCGCCGCCAGGACGATGCTGGCGAACGGCAGCAGAACCATCAGCGTCATGACGGTCAGCACCAGGTAGCGCAT is drawn from Phytoactinopolyspora mesophila and contains these coding sequences:
- a CDS encoding OsmC family protein; the protein is MSITAERAPLNGVDTPTLFATLDAVKGQPDIAKFQFRATNRWISGTHNQSTMHTFFGAGQEMEHKHPTVIDADHPAVLVGQDHGPTPVEYVLGALAACLTSGLANIAAARGIELTEVTSTVEGDIDLLGILGLSDSVRNGYKDIRVSFTISGNAPPEKLRALVEQSRDRSAVFDVITNPVPVALDVTVV
- a CDS encoding NAD(P)-binding domain-containing protein — translated: MKTIDTVVIGAGQAGLATSRYLTAEGRDHVVLDRGRVAESWRSARWDSLRLLTPNWMTRLPGWSYAGSEPDGFMTAAELTGYLSCYATSFGAPVLEHTPVTDVSPMAHGYRVTTLRGSWFARNVVLASGPARTVPTLSRRLPSDLHQLHTSKYRRPAQLPDGGVLVVGASASGAQIASELRRAGRRVVLAVGSHTSLPRRYRGMDIMWWLEQSGVLGRTIAEMPDPRAARTQPSLQLRGGTSGEDLNLAALADLGVEMTGRLIAADGSTVYFADDLAPTIAAAEARTRRTLDIIDRYAESAGLAAEVLPAVPERVLNVHEGPRKLAPRAAGITTVVWATGFRHSYPWLRVPVFDREGHVLQYRGITAAPGLYVVGERFLHRRDSSFIDGVRYDARTITDHIRMSSRAQRATRRAETVLEGAHV
- a CDS encoding NAD(P)/FAD-dependent oxidoreductase; this encodes MSASTYDTIVVGARVAGATTALLLARLGLRVLVLDRGRYGGDTVSTHALMRGGVWQLQRLGVLDDVAAAGTPPVRRVHFHYPDDTTRVTLKPTPGVDALYAPRRTLLDRIIVDRATAAGADVRFGMTVTALSRDHTGRIIGVVASDRLGRRLRASGPLTIGADGIGSIVARAVGAPLTWAASGAGSAFLYGYWDHLPAEGYEWYYSPGVSAGLIPTNDGQTTVFVGTTPEKMKLARAGGTWPGFRTLAEAVSPDLRARLADGQPPRRLRGFTGVTGYLRQSWGPGWALAGDAGSFEDPLSTHGITDALRDASLLSEAILRIHAGGATEAEALSAYQRTRDALALPLLTTVDSISSYQWTVAELQRSLLDASSAMSEQFESTQDHAEHSSLARVLPASASDSAHRVAP
- a CDS encoding ATP-binding protein translates to MAATRVEIRLLGGFEVVIDGTPLAPSAWPRPQAASLVKALALTPGRRLHRERLIDMLWPDLAVAEAAPRLHKLAHYARRALGDDREAVVLRGEMVVLLPGVDVEVDTDVFDRAAEVALAGTTTEAAAAAADLYRGTLLPDDPYEAWTDEPRERLRLRYLEVLRQARDWPRLIETDPADEEAHLALASRYLDAGDHRGALRQLERMDAALRSELGVGPGPAALALRDQVLASLPQQPDSGHVALIGRDSERRIIENALAEATRGRGRTVLVSGPAGVGKSALLDWVARRAERTGWRAGRGVAAAIEGAWPYAPVLDALADLCRRHPTLLDGLDDAFREEIERALAGRELTWSGEGAHQRLFVAVAELVRLAASGSGLLLTVDDVHEADEASLRMLHYLARTVVSERAVVVLGSRDGGRRVEQIRTSLIRRNAAIQITLDPLDRPATQALVEHHVAEAAPETVERIWAVSGGLPFAITEMARAPESTDAVAMGALSVVGLAPATREALQRVAVVGTSFDTDQFVALTGLPEPQAFAALDAALGALVVQHTGTGYRFRHALIRDALLAGIAPAKERRFHHEAAQRLAAVGAPPARVAHHLIAAGQLAAAVPYVLQAVETEAAIGAYRDALALLEAVQDHASTADRPRLFALRANLLAALGDRSTMDAYRAALAIADESSRPLLRARMGQAAVMEGDLVTAAGVLDGLEPDGGPADVAILLAKGSLAYFSGDVDAAWKASHDVCSRLPAHENTWQRLDLLALQALIAHHRGELFSQLNTELRRAQDTPALASTLFDPYLCVAEFLLYGTTPYSEVKALAHSLRSTARRTGVLRAEAFADALLGEAALLAGDLAEAERELQDAVDLHREIGAAAGEASSLQRLAELRLLQGDPAEASRLLRRALRRARWSILALHLVQRIFGTMIRAAPDPQSARLVVDQAEETMGTDDACAFCVVMFAVPAAIACADVGDLEAAQRYVKVAETSSELWEGTSWQGAILEARAHLAEASGDLPRRTALLEEAAAVFDDAGQPPDADRCRTQLATDTPNLII
- a CDS encoding DUF488 family protein; translated protein: MDGTDSGAAQRPVVLTVGHGARAGETFLRVLEAAEVGTLVDVRRFPGSRRHPQFGRDALAAALGESRIAYEWQGEALGGRRSRHDQTRHTALINVAFAGYADHMDTPPFRDAVNTLVVRSGNGERVAIMCAETLWWRCHRSLIADALVCRGASVIHLLDVGRQENHRERPTMRPDDDGWPVYDVADTLPIDE
- a CDS encoding alpha/beta fold hydrolase, with amino-acid sequence MATYSTVESSVVSRDGTEIVYWTSGDGSPIVLVHGAPADHTRWRPLLPYVEEHLTVHAMDRRGSGASGDAVAYSLEREYEDVAAVIDAVAAACGQNVDVYGHSHGAMAAFGAATLTANLRKLVLYEGWPAPDPSIYALPVEVMERMNHLLADGNRGGVVETLFRAIENVSDEDVAWLRSAPSWPGRVAAAEALPREISAETRARLEPEQAAKITVPVLLVTGEESTDPAKAEVDTVADALPDARHLELAGQQHIGDILAPETFATHLLQFLHGSP
- a CDS encoding TetR/AcrR family transcriptional regulator, giving the protein MVRTKDPAVRTMLIERAAQMLRAREPVTLCSVVAGTGLSTMAVYTYFGGMDGLWRAMRQEGFTRLARNLEAVPSSADPVRDLAALGAAYLSNALANPDLYRVMFDAGFGLEDPAASDETLQSLVHTVERAKGTGRFRQDVNALALATQSWAIGHGLVSLVSNGPLPVQALDHGAAMLAALFVSCGDDPGRCRRSVERGWRSIRDSEPFPAGQAQPTDL
- a CDS encoding RidA family protein — encoded protein: MPVELINPDGLPKPEVYRQLSVATGSRLVFLAGQVARDADGNRVGEGDLAAQVEQAYLNIGTALAGIGGSFDDVAKLTIYVVDWSPDKRPLLGEGVARAATKLGVDAVKPNTLLGVAALGEPDLLVEVEATAVLD
- a CDS encoding histidine phosphatase family protein, translated to MDTAGELILIRHGETEWSRSGRHTGRTDVALTALGEEQASALIPYLDARNVVHALVSPASRARRTAQLAGVVGVEIEADLWEWDYGGYEGRTSREIRHEHPGWYLWTDGIIPGDDAHPGESIQQVGARVDAVLDRVQILLDDGDVLVVAHGHVLRVLTARWLGLEPAAGRLFRLDTGKVSVLGKEHDRAVIAAWNIPPVV